One genomic segment of Pandoraea thiooxydans includes these proteins:
- a CDS encoding assimilatory sulfite reductase (NADPH) flavoprotein subunit, translating to MQEITPLSPQQANLLNQLVDGLTVEQLAWVKGFLAGISRSVRQSGVQPATAAAPTSAPSVTILYGSQTGHAQEVAELAKQKVQAAGFKADLFAMGDYKQTRLKNDKLLLLAVSTQGEGDAPDDARDFYEFLHGPKAPKLEGSRFAVLGLGDSSYEKFCQAGKDFDARLNALGAQRLLPRVDCDVDYDAPAERWIDDVLSQLRSVAPVGNAGLGAPESAEHQLGLALAAAATSQSVPGKAAYSRKHPFQATVLENVTLSGRGSSKEVHHIELSLEGSGLTYEPGDALGIVPQNDAALVDELIATLELDPSATTTTHDGTIALREAFLHAYDITTLSRAFLEKYAALSDAGELKTLLQPGNESALREFLHGRDVLDVVKRFPARKLKATEFVGTLRTMQPRLYSIASSLQANPDSVHVTVGAVRYESHGRSRKGVASTFLADLAQPGQTLPVYIESNRNFKLPADPRAPIIMVGPGTGIAPFRAFIEQRQINDAPGRNWLFFGDRNFRNDFLYQREWQRYVKDGVLSRIDLAFSRDTEEKVYVQHRMAEQGKALYEWLQEGAYLYVCGDAEQMARDVNDTLHEIVQREGGLSAEAAAEYVKQLQRDKRYQRDVY from the coding sequence ATGCAAGAGATTACGCCTTTATCGCCGCAGCAGGCCAATCTGCTGAACCAACTGGTGGATGGCCTCACCGTAGAACAATTGGCCTGGGTCAAGGGCTTTTTGGCCGGCATCAGCCGGTCGGTGCGCCAGAGCGGCGTTCAGCCGGCAACCGCGGCCGCGCCGACGAGCGCGCCGAGTGTAACGATTCTATATGGGTCGCAAACCGGTCATGCCCAGGAGGTGGCCGAACTGGCGAAGCAGAAGGTTCAGGCGGCCGGCTTCAAGGCGGATCTGTTTGCCATGGGCGACTACAAGCAGACGCGTCTGAAAAACGACAAGTTACTGTTGCTGGCAGTGAGCACCCAGGGCGAAGGCGACGCACCGGACGATGCGCGGGACTTCTACGAATTTCTGCATGGCCCGAAAGCGCCGAAGCTCGAGGGTTCGCGCTTTGCGGTATTGGGCCTGGGCGACTCCAGTTATGAAAAATTCTGCCAGGCCGGCAAGGACTTCGATGCCCGCCTGAACGCACTGGGCGCGCAGCGCCTGCTGCCGCGCGTGGATTGCGACGTCGATTACGACGCGCCGGCCGAGCGCTGGATCGACGATGTGCTGTCCCAACTGCGCAGCGTCGCCCCGGTCGGCAACGCCGGCCTTGGCGCCCCCGAGTCGGCCGAACATCAGCTCGGTCTGGCGCTGGCCGCAGCCGCCACTTCGCAATCCGTCCCGGGCAAGGCAGCCTACTCGCGCAAGCACCCGTTCCAGGCCACCGTGCTCGAAAACGTCACGCTCAGCGGCCGCGGCTCTTCCAAGGAAGTGCATCACATCGAACTGTCGCTCGAGGGTTCGGGCCTGACCTACGAACCGGGCGATGCACTGGGCATCGTGCCGCAAAACGACGCTGCCCTGGTCGACGAACTGATTGCAACGCTCGAACTTGACCCGAGCGCGACGACCACGACCCACGACGGCACGATCGCCTTGCGCGAAGCATTTCTGCATGCCTACGACATCACCACGCTGTCGCGCGCATTCCTGGAGAAATACGCGGCCCTGAGCGACGCCGGCGAGTTGAAGACGCTGCTGCAGCCGGGCAACGAGAGTGCATTGCGGGAGTTCTTGCACGGCCGCGACGTGCTCGACGTGGTCAAGCGCTTCCCGGCACGCAAGCTCAAGGCGACCGAGTTCGTCGGCACGCTGCGCACCATGCAGCCGCGCCTGTATTCGATCGCCTCGAGCCTGCAGGCCAACCCGGACTCGGTACACGTCACCGTGGGCGCGGTGCGCTACGAGAGTCACGGCCGGTCCCGCAAAGGCGTGGCGTCGACTTTCCTGGCCGATCTGGCTCAGCCTGGCCAGACGCTGCCGGTCTATATCGAATCCAACCGCAATTTCAAATTGCCGGCCGATCCGCGCGCACCGATCATCATGGTTGGCCCCGGCACCGGCATCGCACCGTTCCGCGCCTTTATCGAGCAGCGCCAGATCAACGACGCGCCGGGCAGGAACTGGCTGTTTTTCGGTGACCGCAACTTCCGTAACGACTTCCTCTACCAGCGCGAATGGCAGCGCTACGTCAAGGACGGCGTGCTCAGCCGCATCGACCTGGCGTTCTCGCGCGACACCGAGGAAAAGGTGTATGTGCAGCACCGCATGGCCGAGCAAGGCAAAGCGCTGTATGAATGGCTGCAGGAAGGTGCCTACCTTTATGTGTGCGGCGACGCCGAGCAAATGGCGCGTGACGTCAACGACACGCTGCACGAGATCGTACAGCGCGAGGGCGGCCTGTCCGCCGAGGCCGCGGCCGAGTATGTGAAGCAACTCCAGCGCGACAAGCGCTATCAGCGCGACGTTTATTAA
- a CDS encoding 2-oxoglutarate dehydrogenase E1 component, with amino-acid sequence MSLMEQFKANSYLFGGNAPYVEELYESYLDNPATVPDHWREYFDALQNVPAVDGSNANDVAHAPIVESFAQRAKANAFLSRVGATDMAVARKQVHVQSLIAAYRFLGARWANLDPLKRQERPHLPELEPAFYDLTEADMEEVYSASNTYFGFEQASLRDILKALRDTYCGTLGAEYMYISDPTQKRWWQERLESIRATPNFSAEKKKHILERLTAAEGLERYLHTKFVGQKRFSLEGGESFIAAMDELVRRGGERGVQEMVIGMAHRGRLNVLVNTLGKMPADLFAEFEGKHVDDLPAGDVKYHKGFSSDVSTAGGPVHLSLAFNPSHLEIVNPVVEGSAKARMERRGDLEGSQVLPVQVHGDAAFAGQGVVMETLNLAQTRGYGTHGTVHIIINNQIGFTTSDPRDSRSTIYCSDVVKMIEAPVLHVNGDDPEAVVLAMQLALDFRQEFKKDVVVDVVCFRKLGHNEQDTPAVTQPLMYKKIAQHPGTRALYAEKLVTQGVITAEEGDAYIKQYRKAMDEGHHTIDPVLSNYKSKYAVDWVPFLNRKWTDAADTAVPLAELKRLAERITTVPENFKLHPLVEKVVNDRRAMGQGEHALDWGMGEHLAYASLVSSGYGVRLTGQDSGRGTFTHRHAVLHDQNRERWNDGTYIPLQNISENQAQFTVIDSVLSEEAVLGFEYGYSTAEPNTMVVWEAQFGDFANGAQVVIDQFISSGEVKWGRVSGLTMLLPHGYEGQGPEHSSARIERYLQLCAETNMQVCQPTTPAQIFHLLRRQMIRLFRKPLIIFTPKSLLRHKEAVSNLADLATGSFQPIIGETDASVDAKKVKRVIACSGRVYYDLIAHRREVKSKDVAIIRVEQLYPFAHKAFENELKKYENLTEVVWCQDEPQNQGPWFYIEHHLMEGMKEGMKLAYAGRPASASPAVGYYAKHYEQQKALLEAAFGRLKGATLVQ; translated from the coding sequence ATGAGTTTGATGGAGCAGTTCAAGGCGAACTCGTACTTGTTCGGCGGCAACGCGCCGTACGTAGAAGAACTGTACGAGTCGTACCTCGATAACCCGGCCACCGTGCCGGATCACTGGCGCGAGTATTTCGACGCGCTGCAAAACGTCCCCGCTGTCGACGGATCCAACGCCAACGATGTTGCGCACGCGCCGATCGTCGAATCGTTCGCGCAACGCGCCAAGGCCAATGCATTTCTGTCGCGGGTCGGTGCGACCGACATGGCCGTGGCCCGCAAGCAGGTACACGTGCAGTCGCTGATCGCCGCCTATCGTTTCCTCGGCGCGCGCTGGGCCAATCTCGATCCGCTCAAGCGCCAGGAACGCCCGCACCTGCCCGAACTCGAACCCGCCTTCTACGATTTGACCGAAGCCGACATGGAAGAGGTGTACTCCGCCTCCAACACGTATTTCGGTTTCGAGCAGGCCAGCCTGCGCGACATTCTCAAGGCATTGCGCGACACCTACTGCGGCACGCTCGGCGCCGAGTACATGTATATCAGCGATCCGACCCAGAAACGCTGGTGGCAGGAGCGGCTGGAATCGATTCGCGCCACGCCGAACTTCTCGGCCGAAAAGAAAAAACACATTCTCGAACGCCTGACCGCTGCCGAAGGGCTCGAGCGTTATCTGCACACCAAGTTCGTCGGCCAGAAGCGCTTCTCGCTCGAAGGCGGCGAGAGCTTCATCGCGGCGATGGACGAACTGGTTCGCCGCGGCGGTGAGCGCGGCGTGCAGGAAATGGTGATCGGCATGGCCCACCGCGGCCGCCTGAACGTGCTGGTCAACACGCTGGGCAAAATGCCTGCGGATCTGTTCGCCGAGTTCGAAGGCAAGCACGTCGATGACCTGCCGGCCGGCGACGTGAAGTACCACAAGGGCTTCTCGAGCGACGTCTCGACTGCCGGCGGCCCGGTTCACCTGTCGCTGGCATTCAATCCGTCGCACCTGGAAATCGTCAATCCGGTGGTCGAGGGATCGGCCAAGGCGCGCATGGAACGCCGCGGCGACCTCGAGGGCTCGCAAGTGCTGCCGGTGCAAGTGCACGGCGACGCCGCCTTCGCTGGCCAGGGCGTGGTGATGGAAACGCTGAACCTGGCGCAAACGCGCGGTTACGGCACGCACGGCACGGTGCATATCATCATCAACAACCAGATCGGCTTTACGACGTCCGATCCGCGCGATTCGCGCTCGACGATCTATTGCTCCGACGTGGTCAAGATGATCGAAGCGCCGGTGCTGCACGTCAACGGCGACGATCCCGAAGCCGTGGTGCTGGCGATGCAGCTGGCGCTGGATTTCCGTCAGGAATTCAAGAAGGACGTCGTGGTCGACGTGGTCTGCTTCCGCAAGCTCGGCCACAACGAGCAGGACACGCCGGCGGTCACGCAACCGCTGATGTACAAGAAAATCGCCCAGCACCCCGGCACGCGTGCGTTGTACGCCGAAAAGCTGGTCACGCAGGGCGTCATCACGGCCGAAGAGGGTGATGCGTACATCAAGCAGTACCGCAAGGCGATGGACGAAGGCCATCATACGATCGACCCGGTGCTCTCCAACTACAAGAGCAAATACGCGGTCGACTGGGTGCCGTTCCTGAATCGCAAGTGGACCGATGCCGCCGATACCGCGGTGCCGCTGGCCGAGCTCAAGCGCCTGGCCGAGCGCATCACCACGGTGCCGGAAAATTTCAAACTGCATCCGCTGGTCGAGAAAGTCGTCAACGATCGCCGTGCGATGGGCCAGGGCGAGCATGCGCTGGACTGGGGCATGGGCGAGCATCTGGCGTATGCGTCGCTGGTGTCGTCCGGTTATGGCGTGCGCCTGACCGGCCAGGACAGCGGCCGCGGCACGTTCACGCACCGTCACGCAGTGCTTCACGACCAGAACCGCGAGCGCTGGAACGACGGCACGTACATTCCGCTGCAAAACATCTCCGAGAACCAGGCGCAGTTCACCGTGATCGATTCGGTGCTGTCCGAAGAGGCCGTGTTGGGCTTTGAATACGGCTACTCGACGGCCGAGCCGAACACGATGGTGGTCTGGGAAGCGCAGTTCGGCGACTTTGCCAACGGCGCACAAGTGGTGATCGACCAGTTCATCTCCAGCGGCGAAGTGAAATGGGGCCGCGTGTCGGGCCTGACCATGCTGTTGCCGCACGGTTACGAAGGGCAAGGGCCGGAACATTCGTCGGCCCGCATCGAGCGCTATCTGCAACTGTGCGCGGAAACCAACATGCAGGTATGCCAGCCGACCACGCCGGCGCAGATTTTCCACCTGCTGCGGCGCCAGATGATTCGCCTGTTCCGCAAGCCGTTGATCATCTTCACGCCGAAATCGCTGCTGCGCCACAAGGAAGCCGTGAGCAATCTGGCGGATCTGGCCACCGGCTCGTTCCAGCCGATCATCGGCGAGACCGACGCCAGCGTCGATGCCAAGAAGGTCAAACGCGTGATTGCCTGCTCGGGTCGCGTGTACTACGACCTGATCGCTCATCGCCGCGAAGTCAAATCGAAGGACGTTGCGATCATCCGCGTCGAACAGCTGTATCCGTTCGCGCACAAGGCGTTCGAGAACGAGTTGAAGAAATACGAGAATCTCACCGAAGTGGTGTGGTGCCAGGACGAGCCGCAAAACCAGGGCCCCTGGTTCTACATCGAGCACCACCTGATGGAAGGCATGAAAGAAGGCATGAAGCTGGCGTATGCCGGCCGGCCGGCCTCGGCGTCCCCGGCGGTGGGATATTACGCGAAACACTACGAACAGCAGAAGGCTTTGCTCGAAGCCGCTTTCGGCCGCCTCAAGGGCGCCACGCTGGTGCAGTGA
- the odhB gene encoding 2-oxoglutarate dehydrogenase complex dihydrolipoyllysine-residue succinyltransferase, which translates to MSIVEVKVPQLSESVAEATLMQWKKKPGEAVAIDEILIEIETDKVVLEVPAPSAGVLAEIVEADGATVTSDQVIARIDSEGKAQAVAPAAAKPAEAAPAAAPAAQPAAATGGAASGVAMPAAAKLMAENNLSAAQVAGSGRDGRITKGDVLGAVAGGAKPAAAAKPAAAAPAARPALPQVAANLSGDAMLDGRPEQRVPMSRLRARVAERLLQSQQTNAILTTFNEVNMLPVMELRNKYKDKFEKEHGVKLGFMSFFVKAAVHALKKYPAINASVDGTDIIYHGYFDIGIAVGSPRGLVVPILRNADQLSLADIEKKIAEFGSKAKDGKLSIEELTGGTFSISNGGVFGSMLSTPIINPPQSAILGVHATKERAVVENGQIVIRPMNYLAMSYDHRIIDGREAVLGLVAMKEALEDPARLLLDL; encoded by the coding sequence ATGTCAATCGTAGAAGTCAAAGTCCCCCAGCTGTCCGAATCGGTCGCTGAAGCCACCCTCATGCAGTGGAAGAAAAAGCCCGGCGAAGCCGTGGCCATCGATGAAATCCTGATCGAAATCGAAACCGACAAAGTGGTGCTGGAAGTGCCCGCACCGTCGGCTGGCGTGCTCGCCGAAATCGTCGAGGCCGACGGCGCGACCGTGACCAGTGACCAAGTGATCGCCAGGATCGACAGCGAAGGCAAGGCGCAGGCCGTGGCCCCGGCCGCCGCCAAGCCGGCTGAAGCCGCGCCTGCCGCGGCCCCGGCCGCGCAGCCGGCGGCCGCCACGGGCGGCGCCGCCAGCGGCGTGGCGATGCCCGCCGCGGCCAAGCTGATGGCGGAAAACAATCTCTCCGCCGCGCAAGTGGCCGGCTCCGGCCGCGACGGCCGCATCACCAAGGGCGATGTGCTTGGTGCGGTGGCCGGCGGCGCCAAGCCGGCTGCTGCTGCCAAGCCGGCCGCCGCCGCGCCCGCCGCGCGCCCGGCGTTGCCGCAGGTCGCTGCCAATCTGAGCGGCGATGCGATGCTCGATGGCCGTCCGGAGCAGCGCGTGCCGATGTCGCGCCTGCGCGCCCGGGTTGCCGAGCGCCTGCTGCAGTCGCAACAGACCAACGCGATCCTGACGACCTTCAACGAAGTCAACATGTTGCCGGTCATGGAGCTGCGCAACAAATACAAGGACAAGTTCGAGAAGGAGCACGGTGTGAAACTGGGCTTCATGTCGTTCTTCGTCAAGGCGGCCGTGCATGCACTGAAGAAATATCCGGCCATCAACGCCTCGGTCGACGGCACCGATATCATTTATCACGGCTATTTCGACATCGGTATCGCAGTCGGATCGCCGCGCGGCCTGGTGGTGCCGATCCTGCGCAACGCCGACCAGCTCAGCCTGGCTGACATCGAGAAGAAAATCGCCGAGTTCGGCAGCAAGGCCAAGGACGGCAAGCTTTCGATCGAAGAACTGACCGGCGGGACGTTCTCCATTTCCAACGGCGGCGTGTTCGGCTCGATGCTCTCGACCCCGATCATCAACCCGCCGCAGTCGGCCATTCTCGGCGTGCACGCGACCAAGGAGCGCGCGGTGGTGGAAAACGGCCAGATCGTGATTCGGCCGATGAACTATCTGGCGATGAGCTACGACCACCGCATCATCGACGGCCGCGAAGCGGTGCTCGGCCTGGTGGCGATGAAGGAAGCGCTGGAAGATCCGGCGCGCCTGCTGCTCGACCTGTAA
- the lpdA gene encoding dihydrolipoyl dehydrogenase, which yields MAKEFDVVVVGAGPGGYIAAIRAAQLGFSVGCIEKWKNPKGELALGGTCLNVGCIPSKALLASSEEFEKIQHHADQHGISVQGAKIDVAKMLARKDGIVTKMTKGIEFLFRKNKITWLKGNGKFVAKTDAGYQLEVTGDEGSETISGKHVIIATGSKARHLPNIKVDNDLVCDNEGALNFPSVPKKLGVIGAGVIGLELGSVWRRLGAEVTVLEALPAFLGAVDETVAKEAAKLFGKQGLNIQLGVKIGEVKTSKKGVSLAYADKDGKEHTLEVDRLIVSIGRVPNTDDLGLGAIGLGVNERGFIDVDEHCRTKLPNVYAIGDVVRGPMLAHKAEDEGVMVAELIAGQKPHIDYNCIPWVIYTSPEIAWVGKTEQQLKQEGRAYKTGQFPFMANGRALGMGAPEGFVKMLADASTDEILGVHVIGLNASDLIAEAVAAMEFKASSEDIGRVCHPHPSLSEVMREAALAVEKRALNM from the coding sequence ATGGCTAAAGAATTTGACGTCGTTGTCGTCGGTGCCGGCCCTGGCGGGTACATCGCCGCGATTCGCGCAGCTCAACTGGGTTTCTCGGTCGGCTGCATCGAAAAATGGAAGAACCCGAAAGGGGAATTGGCCCTGGGCGGCACGTGCCTGAACGTCGGCTGCATTCCCTCCAAGGCGTTGCTGGCGTCGTCCGAAGAATTCGAGAAGATCCAGCATCACGCCGACCAGCACGGCATCAGCGTGCAGGGCGCCAAGATCGACGTGGCGAAGATGCTTGCCCGCAAGGACGGCATCGTCACCAAGATGACCAAGGGGATCGAATTCCTGTTCCGCAAGAACAAGATCACCTGGCTCAAGGGCAACGGCAAATTCGTCGCCAAGACCGACGCCGGCTATCAGCTCGAAGTCACCGGGGACGAGGGCAGCGAGACCATCAGCGGCAAGCACGTGATCATCGCCACGGGTTCGAAGGCGCGCCATCTGCCGAACATCAAGGTCGATAATGACCTCGTGTGCGACAACGAAGGTGCGCTGAACTTCCCGAGCGTGCCGAAGAAGCTCGGCGTGATCGGCGCCGGCGTGATCGGACTCGAACTCGGCTCCGTATGGCGCCGCCTGGGTGCCGAAGTAACGGTTCTCGAAGCGCTGCCGGCGTTCCTCGGCGCGGTCGACGAGACGGTTGCCAAGGAAGCGGCCAAGCTGTTCGGCAAACAAGGCCTGAACATCCAGCTCGGCGTGAAGATCGGCGAGGTTAAGACGAGCAAAAAGGGCGTGAGCCTCGCATACGCCGACAAGGACGGCAAGGAACACACGCTTGAAGTCGACCGCCTGATCGTTTCGATCGGCCGTGTGCCGAATACCGACGATCTCGGCCTGGGGGCGATCGGCCTGGGCGTGAACGAGCGCGGCTTTATCGACGTCGACGAGCACTGCCGCACCAAGTTGCCCAACGTGTACGCGATTGGCGACGTGGTGCGCGGGCCGATGCTCGCACACAAGGCCGAAGACGAGGGCGTGATGGTGGCCGAACTGATTGCCGGCCAGAAACCGCACATCGATTACAACTGCATTCCTTGGGTCATCTACACGTCGCCCGAGATCGCCTGGGTCGGCAAGACCGAGCAGCAGCTCAAGCAGGAAGGCCGCGCCTACAAGACCGGGCAGTTCCCGTTCATGGCCAATGGCCGCGCGCTCGGCATGGGCGCGCCGGAAGGCTTCGTCAAGATGCTGGCGGACGCCAGCACCGACGAGATCCTCGGCGTGCACGTCATCGGCCTGAATGCGTCGGACCTGATCGCCGAGGCGGTCGCCGCGATGGAGTTCAAGGCCTCGTCCGAAGATATCGGGCGCGTCTGCCATCCGCACCCGTCGCTGTCCGAAGTCATGCGCGAAGCGGCGCTGGCGGTCGAAAAGCGCGCGCTGAACATGTGA
- the zapE gene encoding cell division protein ZapE, which produces MNVQEYYRHELAARGYRSDAAQQRAVDRLQRCYDEWSAYKARRSSALRKLIIRPELPKGVYMWGGVGRGKSFLMDSFYAVVPVQRKTRLHFHEFMREVHHQLLILKGQADPLDELARRIAKRFRLICFDEFHVSDVADAMILYRLLDQLFKNGVQFVMTSNYRPDTLYPDGLHRDRLLPAIDLLNEQLDVLNVDAGVDYRQRTLSQVEVYHTPLGAAADKALRAAFTHLAEVPDESPLLHIEQRELRALRRAGGVVWFDFQTLCGGPRSQNDYLELANRFHTVILSGVPQMTPRMASEARRFTWLVDVFYDHKVKLLMSAAVPAEQLYPEGTLANEFTRTVSRLMEMQSTEYLEAPRRVVDTALT; this is translated from the coding sequence ATGAACGTTCAGGAATACTATCGGCACGAATTGGCCGCGCGCGGTTACCGCTCGGATGCCGCACAGCAGCGGGCGGTCGATCGGCTGCAGCGTTGCTACGATGAATGGTCGGCCTACAAGGCGCGCCGCTCCAGTGCGCTGCGAAAACTGATTATCCGCCCCGAATTGCCCAAGGGCGTCTATATGTGGGGTGGTGTGGGGCGCGGCAAGAGCTTTCTGATGGATAGCTTCTACGCCGTGGTGCCGGTGCAGCGCAAAACGCGCCTGCATTTTCACGAGTTCATGCGTGAAGTGCATCACCAGTTGCTGATTCTCAAGGGGCAGGCCGATCCGCTCGACGAGCTGGCGCGCCGCATCGCCAAGCGTTTCCGGTTGATCTGTTTCGACGAATTCCACGTCTCGGACGTGGCCGATGCGATGATCCTGTATCGCCTGCTCGACCAGTTGTTCAAAAACGGCGTGCAGTTCGTGATGACGTCCAACTATCGCCCCGACACGCTTTACCCCGACGGGCTGCATCGCGACCGGTTGTTGCCGGCCATCGACCTGCTGAACGAGCAGCTCGATGTTCTAAATGTGGACGCTGGCGTCGACTACCGGCAACGCACGCTGTCGCAAGTCGAGGTCTATCACACGCCGTTGGGCGCGGCGGCCGACAAGGCGCTGCGAGCGGCCTTCACGCATTTGGCCGAAGTGCCTGACGAGAGCCCGTTGTTGCATATCGAGCAGCGAGAGTTGCGCGCGCTGCGGCGCGCGGGCGGCGTCGTCTGGTTCGATTTCCAGACCCTGTGCGGCGGTCCGCGCTCGCAGAACGACTACCTGGAGCTCGCCAATCGCTTCCATACGGTGATTCTGTCGGGCGTGCCCCAAATGACGCCACGCATGGCGTCCGAGGCGCGGCGCTTTACCTGGCTGGTCGATGTGTTCTACGACCACAAGGTCAAGTTGCTGATGTCGGCGGCCGTGCCGGCTGAGCAGCTTTACCCGGAGGGGACGCTGGCCAACGAGTTCACGCGGACCGTCTCGCGTTTGATGGAAATGCAGTCCACCGAGTATCTCGAAGCGCCCCGGCGAGTCGTCGATACCGCGCTTACCTAG
- a CDS encoding DUF2939 domain-containing protein — MRKKIWTGAVLAVILAIAAVAVSPYWALERIKRAADQHDAATLSAYVDFPQVQESLKTSLHDSLRKQLNRQSQNPLEGFALALGGWVSDRMVEALLSPQSIAALLRGESVSPLEPSGNPPATVPPPSAADSSGTSTQPAAPAPASSGPGTSDNQRAKLSAGYEDFSHFVIRVYRRGQPDKPVLFTMTRQGLFDWKLTAIQLPPL; from the coding sequence ATGCGCAAGAAAATCTGGACAGGCGCCGTTCTCGCGGTGATCCTGGCAATCGCCGCCGTGGCCGTATCGCCGTATTGGGCGCTCGAGCGCATCAAGCGCGCCGCGGACCAGCACGACGCAGCAACATTGTCCGCTTATGTCGATTTCCCGCAGGTGCAGGAAAGCCTGAAAACCTCCCTGCACGATTCGCTGCGCAAGCAACTGAATCGACAGTCGCAGAATCCGCTCGAGGGGTTTGCCCTGGCGTTGGGCGGCTGGGTTTCCGACCGCATGGTCGAAGCGCTATTGAGCCCGCAGAGCATTGCCGCGCTGTTGCGTGGCGAGTCAGTTTCGCCATTGGAGCCGTCTGGCAACCCGCCGGCGACGGTTCCGCCGCCGTCGGCGGCCGACTCGTCCGGCACATCCACGCAACCTGCCGCGCCGGCTCCGGCATCGTCCGGGCCGGGCACGAGCGACAATCAGCGCGCGAAGCTGAGCGCCGGTTACGAGGACTTCAGCCATTTCGTGATTCGCGTCTATCGCCGCGGCCAGCCCGACAAGCCGGTGCTGTTCACCATGACGCGCCAGGGATTGTTCGACTGGAAGTTGACGGCAATCCAACTGCCGCCCTTGTAA
- a CDS encoding MbcA/ParS/Xre antitoxin family protein, producing the protein MPRAQANPPTRAQPDLKAMSAAGLRAFFNIARDWALSTEQQIVLLGSPGRSTFFKWRAAPDKAQLGHDTLERLSYLLGIYKALQILLPDPAAADAWLKKANSAPLFGGGSALDRMLCGNVGDLFVVRQYLDAARGGWA; encoded by the coding sequence ATGCCCCGAGCGCAAGCAAACCCACCGACCCGAGCCCAGCCCGATCTCAAGGCCATGTCCGCGGCGGGCTTGCGCGCTTTTTTCAATATCGCCCGCGACTGGGCGCTATCGACCGAGCAGCAGATCGTGCTGCTGGGCTCGCCCGGCCGCTCGACCTTTTTCAAGTGGCGTGCCGCACCCGACAAGGCGCAATTGGGCCACGACACGCTCGAGCGCCTTTCGTACCTGCTGGGCATCTACAAGGCGCTGCAGATCCTTCTGCCCGATCCGGCGGCAGCCGACGCCTGGCTGAAAAAGGCGAACTCGGCGCCCCTGTTCGGCGGGGGCAGCGCGCTCGATCGAATGCTTTGCGGCAATGTCGGCGATTTGTTCGTCGTGCGCCAGTATCTCGACGCTGCGCGCGGCGGATGGGCATGA
- a CDS encoding RES family NAD+ phosphorylase: MGMTYPRVSIEWRPGYRVVPTRYPAVNLFDRVADADDFEALYALEAMTNERVRDELGEIGRVPAQERLYGPGSGPIMAAFTHLNPAGSRFADGSYGVFYAARAQHTAIAETVYHSTLFLQATRERAMQLQTRLYRVGVRGEAVDLRQACREMPAIVDPHSYATGQRIGRQLREQGALGVLYPSVRDDGGECIAAFRTALLRHCVHAAYLVYHWDGERIADVYKLTRLHQG; encoded by the coding sequence ATGGGCATGACCTATCCACGCGTATCGATCGAATGGCGGCCCGGCTACCGGGTCGTGCCCACGCGTTATCCGGCGGTGAATCTGTTCGATAGGGTCGCCGATGCCGATGACTTCGAAGCGCTCTACGCGCTCGAAGCCATGACCAACGAGCGTGTGCGCGACGAATTGGGCGAGATCGGCCGGGTGCCTGCGCAGGAGCGCCTGTATGGCCCGGGGTCGGGGCCGATCATGGCCGCTTTCACGCACCTGAACCCGGCCGGCAGCCGCTTTGCCGACGGCAGTTACGGTGTGTTCTACGCCGCCCGCGCGCAACACACGGCAATCGCCGAAACCGTCTACCACAGCACGCTCTTTTTGCAGGCGACGCGGGAGCGCGCGATGCAGTTGCAAACGCGCCTGTATCGTGTCGGCGTTCGCGGCGAGGCAGTCGATTTGCGACAGGCCTGCCGCGAGATGCCGGCGATCGTGGATCCGCACAGCTACGCGACAGGGCAACGTATTGGCCGGCAGCTGCGCGAGCAGGGCGCTCTCGGTGTGCTTTATCCGAGCGTGCGGGATGACGGCGGCGAGTGCATTGCCGCGTTTCGCACGGCGTTGCTGCGCCACTGTGTGCATGCCGCCTATCTTGTCTACCACTGGGACGGCGAGCGCATCGCCGACGTCTACAAGCTGACCCGCTTGCATCAGGGCTGA